The Methanobacteriaceae archaeon genomic interval GCCTGTTGTGAGTAAATATAATCACCAATGGATTCAATATCAGATGTACTTAATACATCAAGATCGCCACAAAGTACCCTTGAAATTCGCCTTAGAGAATCTTTTTTTTCTTTACCCGCACCATCAGGAGTATCACAGCTGTATTCCTCTTTAGTGATGTTGCCCAGAACATGATGAACATCAGCAGATATGGCAAAAAGCTCAGAAGATACTCTAAACCATCCCTCATCAAATGGTACTTTATCTACTAGGGCCGCTACATTGGTCCTTAGGGTTCCAGTATAGACCATTTCACCAGTTCCTAATCTTTCCAAGTCCGATCTGCCACGAGCGCATTCTAAACCATTTTTAATAGGAATAATATCTGTTGTAGTGCTTCCCACATCAACCAGAATACAATTTTGGGACATTATGGATGCTATCTGAGAGGTGGCAATCCAATTGGCTGCAGCCACTTGAAGTGGATCTGAAATAACTTGAGAAGCATTCATCATTCCAGAAAGGCCCACATAAGCCACTGGAACATTAAATGTATCTTCAACTTTTTTAACAATATCTAAAACACCATCTTTTTTGGTCTCATAAGCATCAACCAGTTCTGCAGTCATAGAGACTCCTACTGCATCTAATTGATCGATTTCTTCCCCAATTAAATCCAGCAAATAGTCCCCCAACTCTTCATTTTTCATCCACATAGGGAGATATCTGAAATCGGTTTTTATATTTTCGATATCTCCTCCCTGATCAAAATCAATGATGGCCAAGTCGGTATTGGCCCCACCAATATCAAATCCTGCTATTTTCATTAGAAATCACCTTTCTTGATAAATTTAAATAAAAATTCAATTATAGATCTTAGTTAAAATTATAATAGTTTATTAGTTTTTAATGATAATATCCAATTTTTCAGCCCCTTTTTGGAATTCAGAACATCCAGAAAGATTTAAATCACTTGGAAGATTTCCCCTAGCTGAATCAGCAATTGCTAGCCCCAGATTAATATCCATTAAATTTCTTAAAGCCACATAGGGTGTGGTAAGGCGAGAGTTAATTTCTATAAAATAAATTTTATCCGAAAGAATCAAATCAACACCCACATAACCTTTAAGGCCATCAATAGACTCCACAATATTTTTAGCAATACCTAATGCTTCATATTTTAAGGGGTGATCCCAGGGAACTTTACCACCACTATATTCTAGCTCACCATCATCAAATTCAATTTTTTGAAGATTCAAGCTAATAGGAACGGCATTAATACCATTAGAAAGTAAGCTGACACTGCAGGCCTGACCTTCCACAAAATCTTGAAGTAAAACATGAGGAAGTGATGTTTCCATAGATTTTAACGATTCATAAAGTTCTTCAATGGAATTTAAAACTTTTATTCCCTGGCAAGCAACTCCATCAGCCGGTTTAATAATCATTTTCTTATTATTATAAAATAAATTAGAGAATTTATCTGATAATTTATAGAGTATTTTATTTGATGATTTAAGATGATTTTTTTCTTTTAATTCATTCCTAAATTCATCTAAATCAATTTTATAGGTATTTATGAGATTTATATTAATATTGGTGTTTTTATAGTTTTTATTAATTTGATTCTGAATCTTTTTAAGATGTTCATAAGTTTCTAATTTATCCGAACATTTTAAAACAGCATCTGAAGTTGATCCCAGTACAGTTACACCATTATTCTCAATTATTTTAGTTAATTTATAAAGTTCCATATCTTCTTCAGCCGCTACAAATATGCAAGCTTCAAAGTTAGAAATATTTGATTCCAGCCAATTTTCTAAATCAGAACAATTTTTAGGATTAAAATTTACAGTTAAAGGATCACATGCATCCCATTTTTGTAAATATTCATTTTTCAATAATTTTTCGGCAATTAAATAACTAACTTCGAAGGTTCTAGACAGTCCTATAGAATGTTTAATTGAATGTTCTATTTTATTAAAATCGTCCAGAAGGCCTTCCAACATGGCCCTGCCTTCAAATAAAAATTCAGGATCTTCCAGGCCCATTACTGTTGCATATTCGAAAATAAGAACTTTCAAGGCCTTCCAACTCCCTTAAAAATAACACCCTCCTCTCTGAACTTTTCCGGGTCTAAAATGGGCCTAGTGCAGACAAAAACTGATTTTTCAATCATTTCAGGAGTTATATCAAAGTACTCTCTATGATCTGTGATTAAAACAACACAATCACATTTTAATGCTTCTTCTAAGGAAACTGGTTCTGCGCCCATGGCCATGATTATTTCAGAATTTACATGGGGATCATGGGCCATGACTCTAGCGTCTTGAGAAGATAATTCCCTGATAAGAGGTTCAGCCGGCGTTTCCCGAGCATCCGCCACATTTCCCTTATATGCAACACCTAAAACACCAATAGTAGAACCATTTAATGATTTATCAACTTCTTGAAGTGCTTTTTCAATTATATGTGCTACATGGTGAGGCATATGCTCATTAATATTTCTTGCTGTTTTAATTAACTTTGAAGGATTTTCCGTTTCTTCAGCCATCTCTACAATGAAATAAGGGTCAATAGATAGACAATGACCACCTACACCTGGCCCAGGGGTGTGAATATCTACTCTTGGATGGAAATTAGCTGCTTTAATTGCATCAATAGCATCTATTCCCACAGACTCACAAACCATGGCTAGTTCATTGGCCAGAGCAATATTAGTGTCCCTATAAGTGTTTTCCATTAATTTAACCATTTCAGCAGTCATTAAATCCTTGACAGTGATAACTTCACCTTTAGTGATTTTTTCATACAAAAAAACAGCTTTTTTTGAGCTTTCAGCATCAATACCTCCAATAACTCGAGCATTATGGGTCATTTCATATAATGTGTTATAAGGAAGAGCTCTTTCAGGAGTATAAGCAACTTTAAAGTCATTTATAGAGTTAAGGCCACTTTCCTCTAAAATAGGGATTACCACATTTTCACAGGTTCCTGGTGGAATTGTACTTTCAATTATGACCAGATCTCCTTTTTTAAGGCCATTAGAAATCATTTTACAAGCAGATATTACTGCAGAAAGGTCTGAGCATTTATTTTGATCTACGGGAGTAGGTACAATAACAATCAGCACATTAGAATTCTTAACAGCTTCTGAAGCATTTGTAGTAGCCCTTAAATTACCACTAAACACTACTTCATTTACCAGTTCATTTAACCCAGGTTCCATTATGGGAGAAATACCAGAATTAACATTTTCAACAGTACTCTGATTTATGTCAACACCCACTACTTTAAAACCATTTTTTGCAAAAAGTGAAGCAGTTGGCAGCCCTATATGGCCTAAACCAAATATAACTATGTTACAGCCTTCTTCAGTCATTTTATCTCCTGTTTTTTAAATAAAACATAATATTTGAATTTTAATTGAATCATATAATTTATTTGATAACTTTAACAAATAATTACTTTTAAAACACTTGATTCTATCTATAGATTAAGTAAGTAAATCTTTATA includes:
- a CDS encoding ATP-grasp domain-containing protein, producing MKVLIFEYATVMGLEDPEFLFEGRAMLEGLLDDFNKIEHSIKHSIGLSRTFEVSYLIAEKLLKNEYLQKWDACDPLTVNFNPKNCSDLENWLESNISNFEACIFVAAEEDMELYKLTKIIENNGVTVLGSTSDAVLKCSDKLETYEHLKKIQNQINKNYKNTNININLINTYKIDLDEFRNELKEKNHLKSSNKILYKLSDKFSNLFYNNKKMIIKPADGVACQGIKVLNSIEELYESLKSMETSLPHVLLQDFVEGQACSVSLLSNGINAVPISLNLQKIEFDDGELEYSGGKVPWDHPLKYEALGIAKNIVESIDGLKGYVGVDLILSDKIYFIEINSRLTTPYVALRNLMDINLGLAIADSARGNLPSDLNLSGCSEFQKGAEKLDIIIKN
- a CDS encoding nucleotide sugar dehydrogenase, whose protein sequence is MTEEGCNIVIFGLGHIGLPTASLFAKNGFKVVGVDINQSTVENVNSGISPIMEPGLNELVNEVVFSGNLRATTNASEAVKNSNVLIVIVPTPVDQNKCSDLSAVISACKMISNGLKKGDLVIIESTIPPGTCENVVIPILEESGLNSINDFKVAYTPERALPYNTLYEMTHNARVIGGIDAESSKKAVFLYEKITKGEVITVKDLMTAEMVKLMENTYRDTNIALANELAMVCESVGIDAIDAIKAANFHPRVDIHTPGPGVGGHCLSIDPYFIVEMAEETENPSKLIKTARNINEHMPHHVAHIIEKALQEVDKSLNGSTIGVLGVAYKGNVADARETPAEPLIRELSSQDARVMAHDPHVNSEIIMAMGAEPVSLEEALKCDCVVLITDHREYFDITPEMIEKSVFVCTRPILDPEKFREEGVIFKGVGRP
- a CDS encoding hydantoinase/oxoprolinase family protein, which produces MKIAGFDIGGANTDLAIIDFDQGGDIENIKTDFRYLPMWMKNEELGDYLLDLIGEEIDQLDAVGVSMTAELVDAYETKKDGVLDIVKKVEDTFNVPVAYVGLSGMMNASQVISDPLQVAAANWIATSQIASIMSQNCILVDVGSTTTDIIPIKNGLECARGRSDLERLGTGEMVYTGTLRTNVAALVDKVPFDEGWFRVSSELFAISADVHHVLGNITKEEYSCDTPDGAGKEKKDSLRRISRVLCGDLDVLSTSDIESIGDYIYSQQALKISEAISEVAEREFLDEVITTGLGRNILAARAVEMAGLDFTGMDEFLTPEECVVAPAVGTAIMMEDYLSDE